A genomic region of Castor canadensis chromosome 16, mCasCan1.hap1v2, whole genome shotgun sequence contains the following coding sequences:
- the Ddx46 gene encoding probable ATP-dependent RNA helicase DDX46 isoform X3: MGRESRHYRKRSASRGRSGSRSRSRSPSDKRSKRGDDRRSRSRDRDRRRERSRSRDKRRSRSRDRKRLRRSRSRERDRSRERRRSRSRDRRRSRSRSRGRRSRSSSPGNKSKKTENRSRSKEKTEGGESSKEKKKDKDDKEDEKEKDAGNFDQNKLEEEMRKRKERVEKWREEQRKKAMENIGELKKEIEEMKQGKKWSLEDDDDDEDDPAEAEKEGNEMEGEELDPLDAYMEEVKEEVKKFNMRSVKGGGGNEKSGPTVTKVVTVVTTKKAVADSDKKKGELMENDQDAMEYSSEEEEVDLQTALTGYQTKQRKLLEPVDHGKIEYEPFRKNFYVEVPELAKMSQEEVNVFRLEMEGITVKGKGCPKPIKSWVQCGISMKILNSLKKHGYEKPTPIQTQAIPAIMSGRDLIGIAKTGSGKTIAFLLPMFRHIMDQRSLEEGEGPIAVIMTPTRELALQITKECKKFSKTLGLRVVCVYGGTGISEQIAELKRGAEIIVCTPGRMIDMLAANSGRVTNLRRVTYVVLDEADRMFDMGFEPQVMRIVDNVRPDRQTVMFSATFPRAMEALARRILSKPIEVQVGGRSVVCSDVEQQVIVIEEEKKFLKLLELLGHYQESGSVIIFVDKQEHADGLLKDLMRASYPCMSLHGGIDQYDRDSIINDFKNGTCKLLVATSVAARGLDVKHLILVVNYSCPNHYEDYVHRAGRTGRAGNKGYAYTFITEDQARYAGDIIKALELSGTAVPPDLEKLWSDFKDQQKAEGKIIKKSSGFSGKGFKFDETEQALANERKKLQKAALGLQDSDDEDAAVDIDEQIESMFNSKKRVKDMAAPGTSSVPAPTAGNAEKLEIAKRLALRINAQKNLGIESQVDVMQQATNAILRGGTILAPTVSAKTIAEQLAEKINAKLNYVPLEKQEEERQDGGQNESFKRYEEELEINDFPQTARWKVTSKEALQRISEYSEAAITIRGTYFPPGKEPKEGERKIYLAIESANELAVQKAKAEITRLIKEELIRLQNSYQPTNKGRYKVL, from the exons CCACTATCGGAAACGATCAGCATCCCGAGGACGCTCTGGAAGTCGATCTAGAAGTCGCTCACCCTCAGACAAAAGAAGCAAACGTGGAGATGACAGGCGATCTAGAAGCAGAGATAGagatagaaggagagagaggtcTCGGAGCAGGGATAAAAGAAGATCTCGTTCAAGGGACAGAAAACGCCTAAG GCGTTccagaagtagagagagagacagaagtcGAGAGCGAAGAAGATCTCGAAGCCGAGACAGGAGGCGCTCAAGGAGTAGAAGCCGGGGCCGGCGATCCCGCTCTTCCAGTCCTggcaataaaagcaagaaaactgAGAATAG GTCTAGGtccaaagagaaaacagaaggtgGGGAAAGttctaaagagaagaaaaaagacaaagatgacaaagaggatgagaaagaaaaagatgctgGT AACTTTGACCAGAATAAGCTggaggaagaaatgagaaagCGAAAAGAAAGAGTTGAAAAATGGCGAGAAGAGCAGCGTAAAAAGGCAATGGAAAACATAGGGGAGctgaaaaaggaaattgaagagaTGAAACAAGGAAAAAAGTGGAGTttagaagatgatgatg ATGATGAAGATGATCCTGCAGAggctgaaaaggaaggaaatgagatgGAGGGTGAGGAGCTAGATCCATTGGATGCTTACAtggaagaagtaaaagaagaagtaaaaaagtTTAACATGAGAAGTGTAAAAGGTGGTGGGGGGAATGAAAAG TCTGGGCCAACGGTCACAAAAGTTGTCACTGTTGTAACAACTAAAAAAGCAGTCGCGGATTCTGATAAGAAGAAGGGTGAGCTGATGGAGAATGACCAGGATGCCATGGAG TATTCTTCAGAAGAGGAAGAAGTTGATCTTCAAACGGCCCTTACAGGCTATCAGACAAAACAGAGAAAACTTCTTGAACCAGTTGATCATGGAAAAATTGAATATGAACCATTCAGAAAAAACTTTTATGTTGAAGTTCCAGAGCTAGCAAAGATGTCTCAAGAGg AGGTGAATGTATTTCGATTGGAAATGGAAGGCATTACAGTTAAAGGAAAAGGTTGCCCCAAACCAATTAAATCTTGGGTCCAGTGTGGAATTTCCATGAAGATCTTAAATTCCCTCAAAAA GCATGGCTATGAGAAGCCTACGCCAATCCAAACCCAAGCGATTCCTGCCATAATGTCTGGACGTGATTTAATTGGCATTGCCAAGACAGGAAGTGGAAAGACCATTGCTTTTCTATTGCCCATGTTTAGGCACATCATGGATCAGAGGTCATTAGAAGAAGGAGAGGGGCCAATAG CTGTCATCATGACTCCAACTCGAGAACTGGCTTTACAAATTACTAAAGAGTGTAAGAAGTTTTCAAAGACCTTGGGACTTAGAGTGGTCTGTGTTTATGGAGGAACAGGAATCAGTGAACAG attGCTGAGTTGAAAAGAGGTGCTGAAATTATTGTTTGCACACCTGGTCGAATGATTGACATGTTAGCAGCAAACAGTG GTCGGGTGACAAATCTTCGAAGAGTGACATATGTTGTTTTAGATGAAGCAGATAGAATGTTTGACATGGGTTTTGAACCACAG gTCATGCGCATTGTGGATAATGTTCGTCCTGATCGACAGACTGTTATGTTTTCAGCTACCTTCCCCAGAGCTATGGAGGCTTTGGCTCGCAGAATTCTGAGTAAACCCATTGAAGTACAAGTTGGAGGCAGGAGTGTGGTTTGCTCAGACGTGGAGCAGCAAGTG ATTGtgattgaagaagaaaagaaattcttgaaGTTACTCGAGCTTCTAGGCCATTATCAGGAATCGGGATCTGTCATTATATTTGTGGATAAGCAAGAACATGCTGATGGTCTTCTGAAGGATTTAATGAGGGCGTCTTATCCTTGCATGTCTCTTCATGGAG GTATTGATCAATATGACAGAGATAGCATCATAAATGACTTTAAGAATGGAACCTGCAAACTTCTCGTGGCCACATCTGTTGCCGCCCGAGGTCTAGACGTGAAACATCTGATTCTTGTAGTAAATTACAGCTGCCCCAACCATTATGAGGACTATGTGCACAGAGCAGGGCGGACTGGGAGAGCAGGCAACAAG GGTTATGCCTATACTTTTATCACCGAAGACCAAGCTCGCTATGCTGGTGACATAATTAAAGCTCTTGAATTGTCAGGGACTGCAGTGCCTCCTGATCTAGAGAAACTTTGGAGCGATTTCAAAGATCAGCAGAAAGCT gaaggaaaaataattaaaaagagtaGTGGGTTCTCTGGCAAGGGATTCAAGTTTGATGAAACAGAACAAGCATTGGCCAATGAGAGGAAGAAGTTACAAAAAGCAGCACTTGGTCTACAAGACTCAGATGACGAGGATGCTGCGGTGGAT ATTGATGAACAAATTGAAAGCATGTTTAATTCAAAGAAGAGAGTAAAGGACATGGCTGCTCCTGGGACGTCTAGTGTCCCTGCTCCAACTGCAGGGAATGCTGAGAAATTAGAAATTGCCAAAAGACTGGCTCTTAGAATCAATGCTCAGAAGAATTTGGGCATCGAGTCTCAGGTA GATGTGATGCAGCAGGCCACCAATGCCATTCTCAGAGGCGGCACTATTCTTGCTCCCACTGTGTCTGCAAAAACCATTGCAGAGCAGCTTGCAGAAAAGATCAATGCCAAGCTCAATTACGTGCCTTTAGAGAAACAAGAAGAAGAGCGACAGGACGGTGGACAGAATGAATCTTTTAAGAGATATGAGGAAGAATTAGAGATCAATGACTTCCCACAG ACGGCTAGGTGGAAGGTTACCTCTAAGGAAGCTCTACAAAGAATAAGTGAATATTCTGAAGCTGCCATTACAATCAGAGGAACGTACTTCCCTCCTGGCAAAGAACCCAAGGAAGGAGAGCGGAAAATCTATTTGGCAATTGAAA
- the Ddx46 gene encoding probable ATP-dependent RNA helicase DDX46 isoform X2 has product MGRESRHYRKRSASRGRSGSRSRSRSPSDKRSKRGDDRRSRSRDRDRRRERSRSRDKRRSRSRDRKRLRRSRSRERDRSRERRRSRSRDRRRSRSRSRGRRSRSSSPGNKSKKTENRSRSKEKTEGGESSKEKKKDKDDKEDEKEKDAGNFDQNKLEEEMRKRKERVEKWREEQRKKAMENIGELKKEIEEMKQGKKWSLEDDDDDEDDPAEAEKEGNEMEGEELDPLDAYMEEVKEEVKKFNMRSVKGGGGNEKKSGPTVTKVVTVVTTKKAVADSDKKKGELMENDQDAMEYSSEEEEVDLQTALTGYQTKQRKLLEPVDHGKIEYEPFRKNFYVEVPELAKMSQEEVNVFRLEMEGITVKGKGCPKPIKSWVQCGISMKILNSLKKHGYEKPTPIQTQAIPAIMSGRDLIGIAKTGSGKTIAFLLPMFRHIMDQRSLEEGEGPIAVIMTPTRELALQITKECKKFSKTLGLRVVCVYGGTGISEQIAELKRGAEIIVCTPGRMIDMLAANSGRVTNLRRVTYVVLDEADRMFDMGFEPQVMRIVDNVRPDRQTVMFSATFPRAMEALARRILSKPIEVQVGGRSVVCSDVEQQVIVIEEEKKFLKLLELLGHYQESGSVIIFVDKQEHADGLLKDLMRASYPCMSLHGGIDQYDRDSIINDFKNGTCKLLVATSVAARGLDVKHLILVVNYSCPNHYEDYVHRAGRTGRAGNKGYAYTFITEDQARYAGDIIKALELSGTAVPPDLEKLWSDFKDQQKAEGKIIKKSSGFSGKGFKFDETEQALANERKKLQKAALGLQDSDDEDAAVDIDEQIESMFNSKKRVKDMAAPGTSSVPAPTAGNAEKLEIAKRLALRINAQKNLGIESQDVMQQATNAILRGGTILAPTVSAKTIAEQLAEKINAKLNYVPLEKQEEERQDGGQNESFKRYEEELEINDFPQTARWKVTSKEALQRISEYSEAAITIRGTYFPPGKEPKEGERKIYLAIESANELAVQKAKAEITRLIKEELIRLQNSYQPTNKGRYKVL; this is encoded by the exons CCACTATCGGAAACGATCAGCATCCCGAGGACGCTCTGGAAGTCGATCTAGAAGTCGCTCACCCTCAGACAAAAGAAGCAAACGTGGAGATGACAGGCGATCTAGAAGCAGAGATAGagatagaaggagagagaggtcTCGGAGCAGGGATAAAAGAAGATCTCGTTCAAGGGACAGAAAACGCCTAAG GCGTTccagaagtagagagagagacagaagtcGAGAGCGAAGAAGATCTCGAAGCCGAGACAGGAGGCGCTCAAGGAGTAGAAGCCGGGGCCGGCGATCCCGCTCTTCCAGTCCTggcaataaaagcaagaaaactgAGAATAG GTCTAGGtccaaagagaaaacagaaggtgGGGAAAGttctaaagagaagaaaaaagacaaagatgacaaagaggatgagaaagaaaaagatgctgGT AACTTTGACCAGAATAAGCTggaggaagaaatgagaaagCGAAAAGAAAGAGTTGAAAAATGGCGAGAAGAGCAGCGTAAAAAGGCAATGGAAAACATAGGGGAGctgaaaaaggaaattgaagagaTGAAACAAGGAAAAAAGTGGAGTttagaagatgatgatg ATGATGAAGATGATCCTGCAGAggctgaaaaggaaggaaatgagatgGAGGGTGAGGAGCTAGATCCATTGGATGCTTACAtggaagaagtaaaagaagaagtaaaaaagtTTAACATGAGAAGTGTAAAAGGTGGTGGGGGGAATGAAAAG aaGTCTGGGCCAACGGTCACAAAAGTTGTCACTGTTGTAACAACTAAAAAAGCAGTCGCGGATTCTGATAAGAAGAAGGGTGAGCTGATGGAGAATGACCAGGATGCCATGGAG TATTCTTCAGAAGAGGAAGAAGTTGATCTTCAAACGGCCCTTACAGGCTATCAGACAAAACAGAGAAAACTTCTTGAACCAGTTGATCATGGAAAAATTGAATATGAACCATTCAGAAAAAACTTTTATGTTGAAGTTCCAGAGCTAGCAAAGATGTCTCAAGAGg AGGTGAATGTATTTCGATTGGAAATGGAAGGCATTACAGTTAAAGGAAAAGGTTGCCCCAAACCAATTAAATCTTGGGTCCAGTGTGGAATTTCCATGAAGATCTTAAATTCCCTCAAAAA GCATGGCTATGAGAAGCCTACGCCAATCCAAACCCAAGCGATTCCTGCCATAATGTCTGGACGTGATTTAATTGGCATTGCCAAGACAGGAAGTGGAAAGACCATTGCTTTTCTATTGCCCATGTTTAGGCACATCATGGATCAGAGGTCATTAGAAGAAGGAGAGGGGCCAATAG CTGTCATCATGACTCCAACTCGAGAACTGGCTTTACAAATTACTAAAGAGTGTAAGAAGTTTTCAAAGACCTTGGGACTTAGAGTGGTCTGTGTTTATGGAGGAACAGGAATCAGTGAACAG attGCTGAGTTGAAAAGAGGTGCTGAAATTATTGTTTGCACACCTGGTCGAATGATTGACATGTTAGCAGCAAACAGTG GTCGGGTGACAAATCTTCGAAGAGTGACATATGTTGTTTTAGATGAAGCAGATAGAATGTTTGACATGGGTTTTGAACCACAG gTCATGCGCATTGTGGATAATGTTCGTCCTGATCGACAGACTGTTATGTTTTCAGCTACCTTCCCCAGAGCTATGGAGGCTTTGGCTCGCAGAATTCTGAGTAAACCCATTGAAGTACAAGTTGGAGGCAGGAGTGTGGTTTGCTCAGACGTGGAGCAGCAAGTG ATTGtgattgaagaagaaaagaaattcttgaaGTTACTCGAGCTTCTAGGCCATTATCAGGAATCGGGATCTGTCATTATATTTGTGGATAAGCAAGAACATGCTGATGGTCTTCTGAAGGATTTAATGAGGGCGTCTTATCCTTGCATGTCTCTTCATGGAG GTATTGATCAATATGACAGAGATAGCATCATAAATGACTTTAAGAATGGAACCTGCAAACTTCTCGTGGCCACATCTGTTGCCGCCCGAGGTCTAGACGTGAAACATCTGATTCTTGTAGTAAATTACAGCTGCCCCAACCATTATGAGGACTATGTGCACAGAGCAGGGCGGACTGGGAGAGCAGGCAACAAG GGTTATGCCTATACTTTTATCACCGAAGACCAAGCTCGCTATGCTGGTGACATAATTAAAGCTCTTGAATTGTCAGGGACTGCAGTGCCTCCTGATCTAGAGAAACTTTGGAGCGATTTCAAAGATCAGCAGAAAGCT gaaggaaaaataattaaaaagagtaGTGGGTTCTCTGGCAAGGGATTCAAGTTTGATGAAACAGAACAAGCATTGGCCAATGAGAGGAAGAAGTTACAAAAAGCAGCACTTGGTCTACAAGACTCAGATGACGAGGATGCTGCGGTGGAT ATTGATGAACAAATTGAAAGCATGTTTAATTCAAAGAAGAGAGTAAAGGACATGGCTGCTCCTGGGACGTCTAGTGTCCCTGCTCCAACTGCAGGGAATGCTGAGAAATTAGAAATTGCCAAAAGACTGGCTCTTAGAATCAATGCTCAGAAGAATTTGGGCATCGAGTCTCAG GATGTGATGCAGCAGGCCACCAATGCCATTCTCAGAGGCGGCACTATTCTTGCTCCCACTGTGTCTGCAAAAACCATTGCAGAGCAGCTTGCAGAAAAGATCAATGCCAAGCTCAATTACGTGCCTTTAGAGAAACAAGAAGAAGAGCGACAGGACGGTGGACAGAATGAATCTTTTAAGAGATATGAGGAAGAATTAGAGATCAATGACTTCCCACAG ACGGCTAGGTGGAAGGTTACCTCTAAGGAAGCTCTACAAAGAATAAGTGAATATTCTGAAGCTGCCATTACAATCAGAGGAACGTACTTCCCTCCTGGCAAAGAACCCAAGGAAGGAGAGCGGAAAATCTATTTGGCAATTGAAA
- the Ddx46 gene encoding probable ATP-dependent RNA helicase DDX46 isoform X1 yields MGRESRHYRKRSASRGRSGSRSRSRSPSDKRSKRGDDRRSRSRDRDRRRERSRSRDKRRSRSRDRKRLRRSRSRERDRSRERRRSRSRDRRRSRSRSRGRRSRSSSPGNKSKKTENRSRSKEKTEGGESSKEKKKDKDDKEDEKEKDAGNFDQNKLEEEMRKRKERVEKWREEQRKKAMENIGELKKEIEEMKQGKKWSLEDDDDDEDDPAEAEKEGNEMEGEELDPLDAYMEEVKEEVKKFNMRSVKGGGGNEKKSGPTVTKVVTVVTTKKAVADSDKKKGELMENDQDAMEYSSEEEEVDLQTALTGYQTKQRKLLEPVDHGKIEYEPFRKNFYVEVPELAKMSQEEVNVFRLEMEGITVKGKGCPKPIKSWVQCGISMKILNSLKKHGYEKPTPIQTQAIPAIMSGRDLIGIAKTGSGKTIAFLLPMFRHIMDQRSLEEGEGPIAVIMTPTRELALQITKECKKFSKTLGLRVVCVYGGTGISEQIAELKRGAEIIVCTPGRMIDMLAANSGRVTNLRRVTYVVLDEADRMFDMGFEPQVMRIVDNVRPDRQTVMFSATFPRAMEALARRILSKPIEVQVGGRSVVCSDVEQQVIVIEEEKKFLKLLELLGHYQESGSVIIFVDKQEHADGLLKDLMRASYPCMSLHGGIDQYDRDSIINDFKNGTCKLLVATSVAARGLDVKHLILVVNYSCPNHYEDYVHRAGRTGRAGNKGYAYTFITEDQARYAGDIIKALELSGTAVPPDLEKLWSDFKDQQKAEGKIIKKSSGFSGKGFKFDETEQALANERKKLQKAALGLQDSDDEDAAVDIDEQIESMFNSKKRVKDMAAPGTSSVPAPTAGNAEKLEIAKRLALRINAQKNLGIESQVDVMQQATNAILRGGTILAPTVSAKTIAEQLAEKINAKLNYVPLEKQEEERQDGGQNESFKRYEEELEINDFPQTARWKVTSKEALQRISEYSEAAITIRGTYFPPGKEPKEGERKIYLAIESANELAVQKAKAEITRLIKEELIRLQNSYQPTNKGRYKVL; encoded by the exons CCACTATCGGAAACGATCAGCATCCCGAGGACGCTCTGGAAGTCGATCTAGAAGTCGCTCACCCTCAGACAAAAGAAGCAAACGTGGAGATGACAGGCGATCTAGAAGCAGAGATAGagatagaaggagagagaggtcTCGGAGCAGGGATAAAAGAAGATCTCGTTCAAGGGACAGAAAACGCCTAAG GCGTTccagaagtagagagagagacagaagtcGAGAGCGAAGAAGATCTCGAAGCCGAGACAGGAGGCGCTCAAGGAGTAGAAGCCGGGGCCGGCGATCCCGCTCTTCCAGTCCTggcaataaaagcaagaaaactgAGAATAG GTCTAGGtccaaagagaaaacagaaggtgGGGAAAGttctaaagagaagaaaaaagacaaagatgacaaagaggatgagaaagaaaaagatgctgGT AACTTTGACCAGAATAAGCTggaggaagaaatgagaaagCGAAAAGAAAGAGTTGAAAAATGGCGAGAAGAGCAGCGTAAAAAGGCAATGGAAAACATAGGGGAGctgaaaaaggaaattgaagagaTGAAACAAGGAAAAAAGTGGAGTttagaagatgatgatg ATGATGAAGATGATCCTGCAGAggctgaaaaggaaggaaatgagatgGAGGGTGAGGAGCTAGATCCATTGGATGCTTACAtggaagaagtaaaagaagaagtaaaaaagtTTAACATGAGAAGTGTAAAAGGTGGTGGGGGGAATGAAAAG aaGTCTGGGCCAACGGTCACAAAAGTTGTCACTGTTGTAACAACTAAAAAAGCAGTCGCGGATTCTGATAAGAAGAAGGGTGAGCTGATGGAGAATGACCAGGATGCCATGGAG TATTCTTCAGAAGAGGAAGAAGTTGATCTTCAAACGGCCCTTACAGGCTATCAGACAAAACAGAGAAAACTTCTTGAACCAGTTGATCATGGAAAAATTGAATATGAACCATTCAGAAAAAACTTTTATGTTGAAGTTCCAGAGCTAGCAAAGATGTCTCAAGAGg AGGTGAATGTATTTCGATTGGAAATGGAAGGCATTACAGTTAAAGGAAAAGGTTGCCCCAAACCAATTAAATCTTGGGTCCAGTGTGGAATTTCCATGAAGATCTTAAATTCCCTCAAAAA GCATGGCTATGAGAAGCCTACGCCAATCCAAACCCAAGCGATTCCTGCCATAATGTCTGGACGTGATTTAATTGGCATTGCCAAGACAGGAAGTGGAAAGACCATTGCTTTTCTATTGCCCATGTTTAGGCACATCATGGATCAGAGGTCATTAGAAGAAGGAGAGGGGCCAATAG CTGTCATCATGACTCCAACTCGAGAACTGGCTTTACAAATTACTAAAGAGTGTAAGAAGTTTTCAAAGACCTTGGGACTTAGAGTGGTCTGTGTTTATGGAGGAACAGGAATCAGTGAACAG attGCTGAGTTGAAAAGAGGTGCTGAAATTATTGTTTGCACACCTGGTCGAATGATTGACATGTTAGCAGCAAACAGTG GTCGGGTGACAAATCTTCGAAGAGTGACATATGTTGTTTTAGATGAAGCAGATAGAATGTTTGACATGGGTTTTGAACCACAG gTCATGCGCATTGTGGATAATGTTCGTCCTGATCGACAGACTGTTATGTTTTCAGCTACCTTCCCCAGAGCTATGGAGGCTTTGGCTCGCAGAATTCTGAGTAAACCCATTGAAGTACAAGTTGGAGGCAGGAGTGTGGTTTGCTCAGACGTGGAGCAGCAAGTG ATTGtgattgaagaagaaaagaaattcttgaaGTTACTCGAGCTTCTAGGCCATTATCAGGAATCGGGATCTGTCATTATATTTGTGGATAAGCAAGAACATGCTGATGGTCTTCTGAAGGATTTAATGAGGGCGTCTTATCCTTGCATGTCTCTTCATGGAG GTATTGATCAATATGACAGAGATAGCATCATAAATGACTTTAAGAATGGAACCTGCAAACTTCTCGTGGCCACATCTGTTGCCGCCCGAGGTCTAGACGTGAAACATCTGATTCTTGTAGTAAATTACAGCTGCCCCAACCATTATGAGGACTATGTGCACAGAGCAGGGCGGACTGGGAGAGCAGGCAACAAG GGTTATGCCTATACTTTTATCACCGAAGACCAAGCTCGCTATGCTGGTGACATAATTAAAGCTCTTGAATTGTCAGGGACTGCAGTGCCTCCTGATCTAGAGAAACTTTGGAGCGATTTCAAAGATCAGCAGAAAGCT gaaggaaaaataattaaaaagagtaGTGGGTTCTCTGGCAAGGGATTCAAGTTTGATGAAACAGAACAAGCATTGGCCAATGAGAGGAAGAAGTTACAAAAAGCAGCACTTGGTCTACAAGACTCAGATGACGAGGATGCTGCGGTGGAT ATTGATGAACAAATTGAAAGCATGTTTAATTCAAAGAAGAGAGTAAAGGACATGGCTGCTCCTGGGACGTCTAGTGTCCCTGCTCCAACTGCAGGGAATGCTGAGAAATTAGAAATTGCCAAAAGACTGGCTCTTAGAATCAATGCTCAGAAGAATTTGGGCATCGAGTCTCAGGTA GATGTGATGCAGCAGGCCACCAATGCCATTCTCAGAGGCGGCACTATTCTTGCTCCCACTGTGTCTGCAAAAACCATTGCAGAGCAGCTTGCAGAAAAGATCAATGCCAAGCTCAATTACGTGCCTTTAGAGAAACAAGAAGAAGAGCGACAGGACGGTGGACAGAATGAATCTTTTAAGAGATATGAGGAAGAATTAGAGATCAATGACTTCCCACAG ACGGCTAGGTGGAAGGTTACCTCTAAGGAAGCTCTACAAAGAATAAGTGAATATTCTGAAGCTGCCATTACAATCAGAGGAACGTACTTCCCTCCTGGCAAAGAACCCAAGGAAGGAGAGCGGAAAATCTATTTGGCAATTGAAA